In one window of Thermus aquaticus DNA:
- a CDS encoding ComF family protein encodes MLWGFIEGLLGHACPGCGGPLDAPSLCRACRAELWPKVQGEMVYLGAYGRWGRVVRALKYGRRFGLAPLLARPLAEGVLQAGWALKGVAAVPTLLPRLLQRGYNPPELLAREVARLLGLPYRRVLRRRRYAPSQPTRGRARRALPQDLFAPVERVEGAWLLLDDVLTSGATFLRAREALLMAGASRVYGAFIAVRDPGALGPYR; translated from the coding sequence ATGCTCTGGGGCTTCATTGAGGGCCTTCTCGGCCATGCCTGCCCCGGGTGCGGCGGCCCTTTGGACGCCCCTTCCCTCTGCCGGGCTTGCCGGGCGGAGCTATGGCCTAAGGTCCAGGGGGAGATGGTCTACCTGGGGGCCTACGGCCGGTGGGGCCGGGTGGTGCGGGCCCTGAAGTACGGGAGGCGCTTTGGCCTCGCCCCCCTCCTGGCCCGCCCCCTGGCGGAGGGCGTTTTGCAGGCGGGGTGGGCCCTAAAGGGGGTGGCGGCGGTCCCCACCCTCCTCCCCCGCCTCCTCCAGAGGGGCTACAACCCCCCGGAGCTTCTGGCCCGTGAGGTGGCCCGCCTCCTCGGCCTCCCTTACCGAAGGGTCCTCAGGCGGCGGCGCTACGCCCCGAGCCAGCCCACCCGGGGCCGGGCCCGAAGGGCGCTTCCCCAGGACCTCTTCGCCCCGGTGGAGCGGGTGGAGGGGGCCTGGCTCCTCCTGGACGACGTCCTCACCAGCGGGGCCACCTTTTTAAGGGCCCGGGAGGCCCTCCTGATGGCCGGGGCCT
- the mtnA gene encoding S-methyl-5-thioribose-1-phosphate isomerase, producing MERLLPFRFDEEEGVFWLLDQRRLPQEEVWVPVRTAREMAQAIRDMVVRGAPAIGVSAAFGMVLAHMAGEDLEEADRLLRQSRPTAVNLFHALDRMRPHFGDLKGSLKEAKALWREVEETERAISQHGAKVLRGQVLTHCNTGPLATGGWGTALGAILEAHRQGRVRHVWVDETRPYLQGARLTAFELMKAGVPATLIADNMAGFLMQRGQVDAVIVGVDRMALNGDFANKIGTYALAVLAHHHGIPFYAALPLSSVDPWLETGQGIPIEERPPEEVTHIRGLPIAPPGFPAYHPAFDVTPHRFLTGIVTEKGILYPPFDEALRDALGLH from the coding sequence GTGGAGCGCCTTCTGCCGTTCCGTTTTGACGAGGAGGAAGGGGTCTTCTGGCTTCTGGACCAGAGGCGCCTTCCCCAGGAGGAGGTCTGGGTGCCCGTGCGCACCGCCCGGGAGATGGCCCAGGCCATCCGGGACATGGTGGTGCGGGGGGCCCCGGCCATCGGGGTTTCCGCCGCCTTCGGCATGGTCCTGGCCCACATGGCGGGGGAGGACCTCGAGGAGGCGGACCGCCTCTTGCGGCAAAGCCGCCCCACGGCGGTGAACCTCTTCCACGCCCTGGACCGGATGCGGCCCCACTTCGGGGACCTAAAGGGAAGCCTGAAGGAGGCCAAGGCCCTCTGGCGGGAGGTGGAGGAGACGGAAAGGGCCATCAGCCAGCACGGGGCCAAGGTCTTGAGGGGCCAGGTTCTCACCCACTGCAACACCGGGCCCCTGGCCACGGGGGGGTGGGGGACGGCTCTGGGGGCCATCCTCGAGGCCCACCGCCAAGGCCGGGTCCGCCACGTCTGGGTGGACGAGACCAGGCCCTACCTCCAGGGAGCCCGCCTCACCGCCTTTGAGCTCATGAAGGCCGGGGTCCCCGCCACCCTCATCGCCGACAACATGGCAGGCTTCCTCATGCAGAGGGGCCAGGTGGACGCCGTCATCGTGGGGGTGGACCGCATGGCCCTGAACGGGGACTTCGCCAACAAGATCGGCACCTACGCCCTGGCGGTCCTGGCCCACCACCACGGCATTCCCTTCTACGCCGCGTTGCCGCTATCCTCCGTGGACCCCTGGCTGGAGACGGGCCAGGGCATCCCCATTGAGGAGCGCCCGCCGGAGGAGGTCACCCACATCCGGGGCCTGCCCATCGCCCCTCCCGGCTTTCCCGCCTACCACCCCGCCTTTGACGTGACCCCCCACCGCTTTCTGACCGGCATCGTGACGGAGAAGGGGATCCTTTACCCGCCCTTTGACGAGGCCTTGAGGGATGCTCTGGGGCTTCATTGA
- a CDS encoding PQQ-dependent sugar dehydrogenase: MLSRRRLLAGLLGLGLSRAQGLRAEEVVGALEVPWALVFLPDGGMLISERPGRIRLFRSGRLSTYAELPVYARGESGLLGLALHPRFPEAPYVYAYRTVEAGGLRNQVVRLRHLGERGVLERVILDGIPARPHGLHSGGRIAFGPDGMLYVTTGEVYERELAQDLASLGGKVLRLTPEGEPAPGNPFLGQKGARPEIYSLGHRNPQGLAWHPVTGELFLSEHGPSGEQGYGHDEVNVVVPGGNYGWPRVVGRGNDPRYRDPLYLWPQGFPPGNLAFFRGGLYVAGLRGEALLRLDLEGERGRWRVAGGETALSGFGRLREVQVGPDGALYVTTSNRDGRGRPRPGDDKVLRLA; encoded by the coding sequence ATGCTGAGCCGCAGGCGGCTTCTTGCGGGGCTTTTGGGCCTAGGGCTTTCCCGGGCCCAGGGGCTCAGGGCCGAGGAGGTGGTGGGGGCCCTCGAGGTCCCCTGGGCCCTAGTCTTTTTGCCCGATGGGGGGATGCTGATCTCGGAAAGGCCGGGGAGGATCCGGCTCTTCCGGAGCGGGCGGCTTTCCACCTACGCCGAGCTTCCCGTCTACGCCCGGGGGGAGTCGGGGCTTTTGGGCCTGGCCCTCCACCCTCGGTTTCCCGAGGCGCCCTATGTCTACGCCTACCGCACGGTGGAGGCGGGGGGCCTGAGGAACCAGGTGGTGCGCCTCCGCCACCTGGGGGAGAGGGGGGTCTTGGAGCGGGTCATTCTGGACGGGATCCCCGCCCGGCCCCACGGCCTCCACTCGGGAGGCCGGATCGCCTTCGGACCGGATGGGATGCTCTACGTGACCACGGGGGAGGTCTACGAGCGGGAGCTGGCCCAGGACCTGGCCTCCTTGGGGGGGAAGGTCCTCCGCCTCACCCCGGAAGGGGAGCCCGCCCCGGGGAACCCCTTCCTGGGCCAGAAGGGAGCCAGGCCCGAGATTTACAGCCTGGGCCACCGGAACCCCCAGGGCCTGGCCTGGCACCCCGTGACGGGGGAGCTCTTCCTGAGCGAGCACGGGCCCAGCGGGGAGCAAGGCTATGGCCACGACGAGGTGAACGTGGTCGTCCCTGGGGGGAACTACGGCTGGCCGAGGGTGGTGGGGAGGGGGAACGACCCCCGGTACCGGGACCCCCTCTACCTCTGGCCCCAGGGCTTTCCCCCGGGGAACCTGGCCTTCTTCCGGGGCGGGCTTTACGTGGCCGGGCTTAGAGGAGAGGCCCTTTTGCGCCTGGACCTCGAGGGGGAAAGGGGGCGCTGGCGAGTGGCGGGGGGGGAGACGGCGCTATCCGGTTTTGGCCGCCTGCGGGAGGTCCAGGTGGGGCCGGACGGGGCCCTCTACGTCACCACCTCCAACCGGGACGGGCGGGGAAGGCCAAGGCCCGGGGACGACAAGGTGCTTCGCCTGGCTTAA